The genomic region ACACTCAGCtcctcacagagctgcaggtaCAAGGTGTGACTGTAATCCAGTAGTATTTTTTAATTCGTGTTGTACTCCCAACACTCGTCATTGGGgcagatgtatttttaattctcctccctttttccccaaCAGTGTGGAGCCTGAAGAGTGGGAAATGTGTCAGGACTCTGATGCACAACAGCCCTGTGTGGGCAGTGAGGATGGACGGGACCCACGTGGTCAGTGGGGGCCACCAAGGGCTGGTGAAGGTCTGGAGTGCTGAGACAGGGGCTTTGATCAAGGTGAGTTTCCTCTGAAGTGGATGATTCTGTGCTAAATGGTCAAAACTCTCTGCTGGTTCATCACAGTGTTTCACTTTTGCCAAAGActttctaaaaaagaaaacaatcccCCCGAACAACCCTCAAATCAGTCTAAACCAATAAAGAAAACTGCAGATAATTAAAAAACTGACTTGCAACCAGCTGTTGATTTTAAGGCAGGGTATGATTTGCTTCACCCCCATCACTGCTCGCTCTCTTTAGATTTGTTCATCTCTGCTCCCATAGAAACCTTCCAAACCTGGGGAGATGATGGAAGAGCTTCATTAACCTGGGGCTGGAGGCACCAGGGGTCAGCCCCAAATGGGAAACTCGCTCTCAGAAGCAGCTTCTGGAGCTgaagcagctgggcagctgTGGGAGCATTGAGAGTCTGTGAATTCCCTGAGCAGGTGTCCAGAATCGGTGCCAGTCCACACCTGGGAGAGGAGTGAAGCCCTTTACCTGCAGAGAAACTGAGAGATGGCCCAGATATCTCAgagatcccagctccagctgagcccCTTCCCCTACAGCCAGGACAGCCCCTCTCTGCCCTCCAGGGACAACATTCCAGAGACCACAGAGGTCTCGGCGGAGTAACATCTCTTTATCACACGTAATAAGGATGGAAAAGGGATGTTAATTCCATgccaggagctcagcagcagcaccaagccCAGAACACTTCAGTGACTGTAACACAAACACAGTGATCCATAGGGTGCACAGTAACACCCTATAAAACACTATCAGCCTGGTGTCCTGGATGCCATAAGACACCTCAGACCCATTTACACTCAGATTACTGAGAGCGTTGCacctttttctgttcctttgcaGACGTTAGAGAGGCACCAAGGCCCAGTTCTCTGCTTGTCCTTTGACCAGTGGCACCTCGTCACAGGGAGCAGCGATGGATATGCCCTGGGATGGAGCATGTTGGGAAAACTTAGGAGATGCCTGATAGCTTTCTTCCATCCCAAGTAGGAATCAGATGTGTTTCAAGTTGTATTCAACAGTGGACTGaatctgtaaaaaaaatgtGCCCCTTACAGGAgcagaaaatgctttaattaTCAGTTTTAGGATTTGAAATATCCCCACTTCCACCAGTCTTTGTCTCAAAGGCTCTGTCAGGCACCACGTGGTCACAAGCAGCATTTTCAGTTTAGACCTGGAACCACCTGAAATGCAAACCCACAACACTTTATCACAAACAGGGATGACCAAAGAGTGCACAGTCCAATGTTCCAAGGATCCCCCCTGAGTGCCCCAGGGTGTCACATCACCTGGGCAGCAATAGAGGTGGCCCAGTTTCATGCTGACCAACTGTGTGTTATGCTGTTCTCTCAAACTTTAATTGTATCTACAACTGTGAAAACTGGAGAATCGTATGGTTTGCATTGATTTTCCTGGACATAAAACTGAAACTCCAAGTGCAGCAGATGGCCATGGCCATATGGTTGCTATGGGGagcatggaatcacagaatcccagaacggtttgggttggaagggactttatgatcacctcattccaaccccctgccatgggcagggacaccgtCCAGTGGAAGGATGCACTGGGCTGTTGCTTTGGACGTGGAGTGATCTGAGACTTCTCTGTCAGGCCTTTGGAATGTCCTGATCTACTCCTCAGCACAAGCTGTGGctcagccagagctctgctcctcctccaggccAAAAGGGCTCGCTGACCATTTCTCCTTGTGAAAGCACCATGGAAGTGCCAACCCTCACCTGATGTGTTTTCAGGGAAGTCCTGTCCCTGGAGTTCCTGTACCTCAGAGTCATCAGTGGCTGTGCTGATGGACACATTCGGATATTCAACTTCCTGACTGGAACCTGCCTCAGAGTGTTGGAGCCCACCAGCAGCGGGGACCCCCTGTCTTCTCTCTGTGTTGCAGGAAACAGGTTGGTGACAAGAGCTGCCAGCAGGCTCTGACCCAAATTTGGTAGATTACACTGAAATTAAGGAACtgtgtgtttttccttctcacaAATAACTTTTAAAGGGCTCTACTACTTACTAACTACTTCAATAATCCGGTTTAGCTCACAATGGCTGAAGAGTTCTCCTTAATCTCTTGAGCAATGTATAATTTCCTGTTTCTCTACAGCTGAAGATACAGACCCAACTGTAAAGATGAATTCAGAAGCTTTTAGGAGGTTGGAGAATCAAGCCAATACCTGACAgtgcctctgcctgctccctgaCCTACAGCCTCTTTATAAAGGCCAATAATGAGAAATCCTCCCGGCTTCATTCACTTGTGCACCTCTAACTAAAGGTGGCTCCACTGGAAGCAATGGGTAAAACACTGCTGTgtgttcaaggctgggttggCCACACTAAAACACAGCAGTAAATGGGCAGCTATGAAGAAATTAACTCCAGCCCAACCACACCCAACAATAGCACAGCACTCCAATCCACATTTAAATGCCCCTGATAATATGGCATTTGCAGTTAGGTGCTTCCCTCCTTTAGCACTGCACTGATCTTGCTCTGTTCGCTGCCGGCAATTTTCAtcctaattattttaaaattaattttgcgCTGGAGCTGAATGAAAAGAGCCCCAGAGAGCTCACACAGAGCACGAGTCAAAATGTGCAGTGTCTGATTGATGGGGTTAATTGCTGCCGCTCCTTCAAGGAGAGATGATTCTCTCGGATCCGTTTGAGCCTCGGGGCTTTGTGTTGCACAGGAGCCcctcaggcaggacctgccGTGTCCATGATTCCTGTGCTTTTATGgctcttctctcccttctccaggaTGGTGACCAACTCCCCCAGCAgagtggtgctgctgcagttcGAGGATGTGGTGTGGGACTATTCCCTACCCGCTGACAGAGAGGTGGCGAAGGACAAGAAGTCCCGGAGAGGGAAGCGCCAGGGTGCCAGCGCAGAGCAGCGACGAGCTCAGGAGCCTCAGGACAGGTCCCCGGGGTCTCGCCAGCCATCAAAGAGCCGTGGAAGACCCAAAAGTATCACACTGAGCCTCTGCTTTTCTGGCTTTTCTAAACTGAGCTACAAACCAAGCACCCACTGCCTTCAGCCCAGCCCATAATTCGTTCTCTCTGCTGTTGTCGAGAGCAGATGTGCTGTTCCATTTCAATGGTTCAGTCATTTTCTAGGCTTCTGTGAaacctttctgcctttttacaAGGGTTTGGTGTCAATTCAACACATTTTTCAAGACAGGCACTGTCATTTTCCAACTGAGTAAGAGAGAAATCAGTAGTAGTATTCATATTCACACAGCTGGCGGGCTTGGAAACACGCTGCTGATTCAGGGCTTGAATTATTCATTAGAAACACCCGAGAAAGTGAGAGAACACCTACACTCAGGATCTGCCATCGCCGGGAAAGGCGACTGCACAGAACCAGGCACCTTTTCAATTGTAACACAGTGatgtgattttgttttaagCCAGAGCTATTCAATTCAGTTTGATGACAAATCCTCCAGCTCCACAATCAAACTGAGTACTGCAGATAAACTGATGGGCCAAGGAAGGGTTCCTGCTTTTCGGGCCATCAGATGGCAGCTGATGCTCTGCTCCGTGAAAGACAGGACacaagggaagggctggagctgggccagggcaggttCAGGCTggatctcagggaaaggttcttccccccgaggctgctgggcactgcccaggctcctcagggaatgggcacggccccgaggctgccagagctccaggagtgtttggacaccgctcccagggacagggtgggatggttggggtgtctgtgcagggccaggggatGCACTGGATGGTCCTTGTGGCTTCCTCCCAACTCAGTCTAATCTGTGgttctttgattctatgatCTGCAGTGTGTGGGAAAGCCTCTCAACCCCAAAtgtgttgctttgtttttggaTACAGGTGGTGACGCCGAACAGggccctgctccccctgcaccTGAGGAGGCAGAAGCCACTTTGCAGCCTGAGCTGCCCAAGAGAGACCCAAGCTGTCCAATGTCCCCTGACAAGTTCCTCTTAACAATCAGcaccctgcagagctcctgcaaGCCAGCCCGAGTCAGCTCCAGCACTGAGCTCTCTGCAAAGGCCAGGGAAGCACAGCAACACCGCCCGAGGAAGGTGCCAATGTCCAAAACGCCCCTGCAGCACAAAGAGGAGcaggcagcccagctccagcgTGCCAGGCTGCACAGTGATTCTCTGACCGTGACAAAAATCTCGACACCCTTTGAAACCAAAATGCTGCGGCTCAGGCTGCAGAACTCCTTGCACAGCCCCACTGTGAAatcctccatccctgctccctgtgttgTACGTCCCAAGTTTTGTGGCTCACTGCGAGAAAGGAAAACTCCCAGTGGCCATGGGAAAGATACTCCTGGCCCCAAAGATGGGGATCAGCTCATCGATCTCTGCACAGCTTCCTCGGAGCTGATCCAGCCAacacctggcacagctgcacagatCAGAAATGAAGTTCCCAGGGGAATAAAGCCCCTAAGCTCCTGCCCCTATGGTTCCCGCAGGGACAGTGGGTTCAGGCTtctgacagcagagcaggaggtgcatgaggcagctgaggcagctcagcatcaggcacagcaggcAAAGCCCACGGAAGCTGAGGAAAGAGCCAGAAGGAAGGCCTGGCTAAGGAAAATTAAAGGCCTACCTGTGGATTCCTTTactggggagaggaaaacacCTGCTCCAGAACTTGGGCATAACACATTTATCTGAGGTGATTCCTGAGTCCACAGCAGCCACAACCTGGGAACTCTGGTGTCCCGCCGAGTCTGCCATGTGgcttgaaatataaaataaagatgtattcatttatatatatttaagt from Corvus moneduloides isolate bCorMon1 chromosome 19, bCorMon1.pri, whole genome shotgun sequence harbors:
- the LOC116453602 gene encoding F-box/WD repeat-containing protein 10-like, with protein sequence MVPASLQSRSSDSQSKDFTRFLPLQLSMSILGLLDPKSLDACSAVNSHWEFLVRQVQEDKECRSTVQKDLLQLQELCPRKTIPSYAKRVDVQIPQLNDEGEVIEVKDKEQNKRRKSKTEDFGLHTAYQEMKTLKVELEERNVFCGSYKIRVLMEQSDRTRIIHYSGGDLVVTASANRKVRLLRVPGGKEVPLLLQGHAGPIGALCLCEDKGLLVSTSFDLNIRYWNIPSGTCVRTFTGHYGTITCLDSHEEHFVSGAGDGMVKVWSLKSGKCVRTLMHNSPVWAVRMDGTHVVSGGHQGLVKVWSAETGALIKTLERHQGPVLCLSFDQWHLVTGSSDGYALGWSMLGKLRRCLIAFFHPKEVLSLEFLYLRVISGCADGHIRIFNFLTGTCLRVLEPTSSGDPLSSLCVAGNRMVTNSPSRVVLLQFEDVVWDYSLPADREVAKDKKSRRGKRQGASAEQRRAQEPQDRSPGSRQPSKSRGRPKSGDAEQGPAPPAPEEAEATLQPELPKRDPSCPMSPDKFLLTISTLQSSCKPARVSSSTELSAKAREAQQHRPRKVPMSKTPLQHKEEQAAQLQRARLHSDSLTVTKISTPFETKMLRLRLQNSLHSPTVKSSIPAPCVVRPKFCGSLRERKTPSGHGKDTPGPKDGDQLIDLCTASSELIQPTPGTAAQIRNEVPRGIKPLSSCPYGSRRDSGFRLLTAEQEVHEAAEAAQHQAQQAKPTEAEERARRKAWLRKIKGLPVDSFTGERKTPAPELGHNTFI